In Primulina huaijiensis isolate GDHJ02 chromosome 6, ASM1229523v2, whole genome shotgun sequence, a single window of DNA contains:
- the LOC140978038 gene encoding uncharacterized protein isoform X2, with the protein MLHSYATDTQNKCTELASAVAAATSPPQISDACSAVESFLRTHTPNQQRWFFSITFPSLICRLFGFDDSSPPSALRRHFTNGWIDITATENDLELTGLADVLNVFVKYLNLNLIPPSKESDQIDLVGSPGWRVSGLVDLVKSSDAAPSVHSNGSWNLLIQRPLYRFILRTFLFCPVGTSIKNASQVFSLWVNHMEPWSISFEEFPDLDELSGISNKTAKSVTRVTSHEYSASWQGYVLANYLFYNSLVVHFIGFAHKFLHTDTEVIVQMVAKVINILTSSNELMDLLKSTDTVYHSKVTGSSKSMLNTLNKFVPTIRQQLQDWEHGLCENNADGSFLCENWNKDLQLFADGEDGGHHLLQLFLLRAESELQSLSGNNVVQNLQNLDSLKAQVNQLFGSPIIMSSSGALEFRHCHQSCHEIFKPRGSGNQMGAEIRYKGDSMKRPISDDEIAWLAKLLVNLSSWMNECFGLNQVHFTQGGHGWSYVEVPSGIRSVYGPKETVEVVSFSLVSWIIWLGESGVQFMRHHHLRINLRALASKRVAVMLLIFAAFNHLKKAIAL; encoded by the exons ATGCTTCATTCGTACGCCACCGACACGCAGAACAAGTGCACGGAGCTGGCCTCGGCCGTAGCCGCCGCGACGTCTCCGCCTCAGATTTCCGACGCTTGTTCTGCCGTGGAGTCCTTTCTCCGGACGCACACCCCGAACCAACAGAGATGGTTTTTCTCCATCACTTTCCCGTCCCTAATTTGCAGGCTCTTTGGCTTCGATGATTCATCGCCTCCTTCAGCTCTGAGGCGTCACTTTACTAACGGATGGATCGATATTACTGCTACGGAAAATGATTTGGAGCTTACAG GACTCGctgatgttttaaatgtttttgtcaAGTAtctgaatttgaatttgatccCACCGTCAAAAGAGTCTGATCAGATTGATCTTGTTGGGAGTCCTGGATGGAGGGTATCAGGTTTGGTTGATCTTGTCAAGTCAAGTGATGCTGCACCTAGCGTGCATTCCAATGGATCTTGGAACTTGCTGATTCAGAGGCCTTTATACAGATTTATTTTGAGAACATTTCTGTTTTGTCCTGTGGGAACATCTATAAAGAATGCATCACAAGTTTTTTCGCTTTGGGTTAATCACATGGAACCTTGGTCCATTAGTTTTGAAGAGTTTCCTGATCTTGATGAACTTTCTGGAATCTCAAATAAAACAGCCAAAAGCGTCACAAGAGTAACATCTCATGAATACTCGGCTTCTTGGCAGGGATATGTATTGGCCAACTACCTGTTTTACAACTCTTTAGTCGTGCATTTTATTGGATTTGCACACAAGTTCCTGCACACGGATACAGAAGTTATAGTTCAGATGGTTGCAAAG GTTATCAACATCTTAACTTCGTCTAATGAGCTGATGGATCTCTTAAAAAGCACAGATACTGTTTACCATTCGAAAGTTACAGGATCATCTAAATCGATGCTTAATACTTTAAACAAATTTGTTCCCACAATTCGCCAGCAGTTGCAG GATTGGGAGCATGGCCTATGCGAGAACAATGCAGATGGATCTTTTTTATGTGAGAACTGGAACAAAGATCTACAACTGTTTGCTGATGGTGAAGACGGTGGACATCATTTGCTTCAG CTCTTTCTGTTGCGAGCGGAGTCTGAGCTGCAATCACTTTCTGGAAACAATGTTGTTCAGAATCTACAAAATCTTGACTCACTGAAAGCCCAAGTAAATCAGTTGTTTGGAAGCCCAATTATAATGTCGTCATCTGGAGCATTGGAGTTCAGACACTGCCATCAATCATGCCATGAAATCTTCAAGCCGAGAGGATCTGGTAACCAAATGGGGGCTGAGATTAGATACAAGGGTGACTCGATGAAACGTCCCATCTCTGATGATGAGATTGCATGGCTTGCAAAGTTGCTAGTCAATTTATCGAGTTGGATGAACGAGTGTTTTGGGCTAAACCAGGTTCACTTCACTCAAGGAGGTCATGGTTGGTCATATGTGGAGGTGCCAAGTGGCATAAGAAGCGTGTATGGACCTAAGGAAACCGTGGAAGTGGTATCATTTTCTCTTGTTTCTTGGATTATCTGGTTGGGGGAATCCGGGGTGCAATTCATGAGACACCATCATTTGAGGATAAATCTCCGGGCGCTAGCTTCGAAAAGAGTAGCAGTGATGTTGCTTATTTTTGCTGCATTCAATCATTTAAAGAAAGCCATTGCTTTGTAG
- the LOC140978038 gene encoding uncharacterized protein isoform X1 yields the protein MLHSYATDTQNKCTELASAVAAATSPPQISDACSAVESFLRTHTPNQQRWFFSITFPSLICRLFGFDDSSPPSALRRHFTNGWIDITATENDLELTGKLLNLLSPNGVLLSSIYEVDRLSLVKYVFPVERLPEWVRYMLQNQQDYLGLANLCPLFTSRVKEDSVKAYSNQVQLNVFEYYFFWFAYSPICRGNSESTEAVKVQRTKKFRLENWSKSIPGFSNAKRGTEKKTESNLYVQLIYIYLHSFVPFGDLNMHQAYYRSILHYSTGYDNSAIKRAEFVVYTFIHFWLVDNDFSPLPVGLCKSFGITFPLNSVLGETPPTAGLADVLNVFVKYLNLNLIPPSKESDQIDLVGSPGWRVSGLVDLVKSSDAAPSVHSNGSWNLLIQRPLYRFILRTFLFCPVGTSIKNASQVFSLWVNHMEPWSISFEEFPDLDELSGISNKTAKSVTRVTSHEYSASWQGYVLANYLFYNSLVVHFIGFAHKFLHTDTEVIVQMVAKVINILTSSNELMDLLKSTDTVYHSKVTGSSKSMLNTLNKFVPTIRQQLQDWEHGLCENNADGSFLCENWNKDLQLFADGEDGGHHLLQLFLLRAESELQSLSGNNVVQNLQNLDSLKAQVNQLFGSPIIMSSSGALEFRHCHQSCHEIFKPRGSGNQMGAEIRYKGDSMKRPISDDEIAWLAKLLVNLSSWMNECFGLNQVHFTQGGHGWSYVEVPSGIRSVYGPKETVEVVSFSLVSWIIWLGESGVQFMRHHHLRINLRALASKRVAVMLLIFAAFNHLKKAIAL from the exons ATGCTTCATTCGTACGCCACCGACACGCAGAACAAGTGCACGGAGCTGGCCTCGGCCGTAGCCGCCGCGACGTCTCCGCCTCAGATTTCCGACGCTTGTTCTGCCGTGGAGTCCTTTCTCCGGACGCACACCCCGAACCAACAGAGATGGTTTTTCTCCATCACTTTCCCGTCCCTAATTTGCAGGCTCTTTGGCTTCGATGATTCATCGCCTCCTTCAGCTCTGAGGCGTCACTTTACTAACGGATGGATCGATATTACTGCTACGGAAAATGATTTGGAGCTTACAG GTAAACTCTTGAACCTTCTATCACCAAATGGAGTGTTGTTGTCCTCAATCTATGAAGTGGACCGACTGTCTCTTGTTAAGTATGTTTTTCCAGTTGAACGCCTGCCAGAATGGGTTAGGTACATGCTTCAAAATCAACAAGATTATTTAGGTTTGGCTAACTTATGCCCGTTGTTCACGAGTAGGGTTAAGGAAGATTCAGTTAAGGCCTATTCAAATCAGGTTCAATTAAATGTTTTTGAATACTACTTCTTTTGGTTTGCTTATTCTCCTATTTGTAGAGGAAATAGTGAGAGTACAGAGGCTGTGAAGGTTCAGAGAACTAAAAAATTTAGGTTGGAGAACTGGTCTAAATCAATCCCTGGTTTTTCAAATGCCAAACGTGGAACAGAAAAGAAGACCGAGAGTAATTTGTATGTACAACTAATATACATCTATCTTCATTCATTTGTTCCTTTTGGCGATCTGAATATGCATCAAGCATATTATCGGTCCATACTGCATTATTCTACTGGTTATGATAATTCGGCGATCAAGCGTGCAGAATTTGTGGTTTATACATTTATCCATTTTTGGTTGGTTGATAATGACTTTTCACCCCTGCCTGTGGGGTTGTGCAAGTCCTTTGGAATAACTTTTCCTCTTAACTCTGTTCTGGGTGAAACTCCACCTACTGCAGGACTCGctgatgttttaaatgtttttgtcaAGTAtctgaatttgaatttgatccCACCGTCAAAAGAGTCTGATCAGATTGATCTTGTTGGGAGTCCTGGATGGAGGGTATCAGGTTTGGTTGATCTTGTCAAGTCAAGTGATGCTGCACCTAGCGTGCATTCCAATGGATCTTGGAACTTGCTGATTCAGAGGCCTTTATACAGATTTATTTTGAGAACATTTCTGTTTTGTCCTGTGGGAACATCTATAAAGAATGCATCACAAGTTTTTTCGCTTTGGGTTAATCACATGGAACCTTGGTCCATTAGTTTTGAAGAGTTTCCTGATCTTGATGAACTTTCTGGAATCTCAAATAAAACAGCCAAAAGCGTCACAAGAGTAACATCTCATGAATACTCGGCTTCTTGGCAGGGATATGTATTGGCCAACTACCTGTTTTACAACTCTTTAGTCGTGCATTTTATTGGATTTGCACACAAGTTCCTGCACACGGATACAGAAGTTATAGTTCAGATGGTTGCAAAG GTTATCAACATCTTAACTTCGTCTAATGAGCTGATGGATCTCTTAAAAAGCACAGATACTGTTTACCATTCGAAAGTTACAGGATCATCTAAATCGATGCTTAATACTTTAAACAAATTTGTTCCCACAATTCGCCAGCAGTTGCAG GATTGGGAGCATGGCCTATGCGAGAACAATGCAGATGGATCTTTTTTATGTGAGAACTGGAACAAAGATCTACAACTGTTTGCTGATGGTGAAGACGGTGGACATCATTTGCTTCAG CTCTTTCTGTTGCGAGCGGAGTCTGAGCTGCAATCACTTTCTGGAAACAATGTTGTTCAGAATCTACAAAATCTTGACTCACTGAAAGCCCAAGTAAATCAGTTGTTTGGAAGCCCAATTATAATGTCGTCATCTGGAGCATTGGAGTTCAGACACTGCCATCAATCATGCCATGAAATCTTCAAGCCGAGAGGATCTGGTAACCAAATGGGGGCTGAGATTAGATACAAGGGTGACTCGATGAAACGTCCCATCTCTGATGATGAGATTGCATGGCTTGCAAAGTTGCTAGTCAATTTATCGAGTTGGATGAACGAGTGTTTTGGGCTAAACCAGGTTCACTTCACTCAAGGAGGTCATGGTTGGTCATATGTGGAGGTGCCAAGTGGCATAAGAAGCGTGTATGGACCTAAGGAAACCGTGGAAGTGGTATCATTTTCTCTTGTTTCTTGGATTATCTGGTTGGGGGAATCCGGGGTGCAATTCATGAGACACCATCATTTGAGGATAAATCTCCGGGCGCTAGCTTCGAAAAGAGTAGCAGTGATGTTGCTTATTTTTGCTGCATTCAATCATTTAAAGAAAGCCATTGCTTTGTAG
- the LOC140978037 gene encoding LOW QUALITY PROTEIN: ribose-phosphate pyrophosphokinase 1-like (The sequence of the model RefSeq protein was modified relative to this genomic sequence to represent the inferred CDS: substituted 1 base at 1 genomic stop codon), whose amino-acid sequence MGLDLGKIYVKRFADGEIYVQLQESVRGCDVYLVQPTCPPANENLMELLVMIDACRRAXAKNITAVIPYFGYARADRKTQGRESIAAKLVANLITEAGADRILACDLHSGQSMGHFDIPVDHVYCQPVILDYLASKKIYSNDLVVVSPDVGGVARARSFAKKLSDAPLAIVDKRRQGHKIAEVMNLIGDVKGKVAVMVDDMIDTAGTISKGAALLHEEGAREVYACCTHAVFSPPAVERLSSGLFQEVIITNTVPVTEKNYFPQLTVLSVASLLGETIWRVHDDCSVSSIFQ is encoded by the exons ATGGGTCTCGACCTTGGAAAAATTTATGTCAAGCGGTTTGCTGATGGAGAAATTTATGTTCAACTGCAAGAAAGTGTACGAGGCTGTGATGTGTACTTGGTCCAACCCACCTGTCCTCCAGCCAACGAAAATCTTATGGAGCTTTTGGTAATGATAGATGCTTGCCGAAGAGCTTAAGCCAAAAATATTACTGCAGTGATTCCGTACTTTGGATATGCCAGAGCCGATAGAAAG ACCCAAGGACGTGAATCTATTGCTGCCAAGCTAGTGGCCAACCTGATCACAGAGGCAGGTGCAGATCGCATACTTGCTTGTGATCTCCACTCTGGCCAGTCCATGGGTCACTTCGATATTCCAGTGGACCATGTTTACTGTCAG CCTGTCATCCTCGATTATCTTGCGAGCAAGAAAATATATTCCAATGACTTGGTAGTGGTCTCTCCAGATGTCGGAGGGGTTGCAAGAGCTAGATCTTTTGCCAAGAAACTATCTGATGCGCCCCTAGCCATTGTGGATAAAAGACGTCAGGGTCATAAAATTGCCGAG GTAATGAATTTGATAGGTGATGTTAAAGGAAAAGTTGCAGTTATGGTGGATGATATGATTGACACAGCAG GAACTATTTCCAAAGGTGCAGCTTTGCTCCACGAGGAAGGTGCTAGGGAAGTATATGCATGCTGCACTCATGCTGTTTTCAG CCCACCTGCGGTCGAGAGGCTGTCTAGTGGCCTATTCCAAGAGGTCATTATTACCAATACCGTTCCAGTAACGGAGAAGAATTATTTCCCGCAGTTGACGGTCCTGTCAGTCGCTAGTCTTCTGGGTGAAACAATATGGCGTGTTCACGATGATTGTTCTGTGAGCAGCATTTTCCAATGA